The following are encoded together in the Humulus lupulus chromosome 5, drHumLupu1.1, whole genome shotgun sequence genome:
- the LOC133780025 gene encoding uncharacterized protein LOC133780025 has product MCKSLKLLNLCFADDLILFCKGTLSAVRVFKEVLEEFSAATELSINASKCHIFFGGVNVAERRNIAQEIQLSEGSFLLKYLGVPMRPTKWRHEDCDIILQKIRLRLQSWTSRHLSFAGRMKLIHSVLFGLRNYWMSIFVLPQSIVKEVEKIFRGFLWGISGNISKIHIASWQKNYNLKPDCSWYWRKLCHMRGKFSLAEVLAAGVTGRLKASKLYNSSLIQQLVGYHQAVWCKLVIPKHRFLLWQVVNSHLLTGDNMLRSIFDGYSLAADCIARDVINIVQYRFFIVKNRKISLQEQHFIGKLQCN; this is encoded by the exons ATGTGTAAAAGTCTCAAACTTCTTAATCTTTGCTTTGCTGATGATTTGATTCTATTTTGTAAGGGAACTCTTTCTGCTGTTAGAGTTTTCAAAGAGGTTCTTGAGGAGTTTAGTGCTGCTACAGAGCTTTCTATTAATGCTAGTAAGTGTCACATTTTCTTTGGAGGAGTTAATGTTGCTGAGAGAAGGAATATCGCTCAAGAGATTCAGCTCTCTGAAGGATCTTTTTTGCTTAAGTATCTTGGGGTGCCTATGCGGCCAACAAAGTGGAGACATGAAGATTGTGACATTATTCTTCAAAAAATCAGATTGAGGCTTCAGTCTTGGACTAGCAGGCATCTTTCTTTTGCTGGCCGAATGAAACTTATACACTCAGTGTTATTTGGGCTTCGTAATTACTGGATGAGTATCTTTGTGTTACCTCAGAGTATTGTTAAGGAAGTAGAGAAGATTTTCCGTGGGTTTCTTTGGGGAATTTCTGGAAATATAAGCAAGATTCATATTGCTTCTTGGCAGAAG AACTACAACCTGAAACCTGATTgcagttggtattggaggaagttgTGCCATATGAGGGGAAAATTCAGTTTGGCAGAGGTCCTTGCTGCTGGGGTAACAGGAAGGCTTAAGGCTTCGAAGCTCTACAACAGCTCCTTAATTCAACAACTGGTGGGATATCATCAAGCAGTTTGGTGTAAACTTGTTATTCCTAAGCACCGGTTTCTTCTATGGCAGGTCGTTAATTCTCATCTTCTCACTGGGGATAACATGCTCAG GAGTATCTTTGATGGGTATTCTTTGGCAGCTGACTGTATAGCAAGGGATGTTATTAACATAGTGCAGTACAGATTTTTCATAGTTAAAAATAGGAAGATTTCTCTTCAGGAACAACATTTTATAGGAAAACTTCAATGTAATTAA